Below is a genomic region from Bradyrhizobium sp. 1(2017).
CGGTCCACATGGTCTGGATCGAGTCGATCACGATCAGCCGGGGCACCGCGCCCTCCGACAGCGTCGAGACGATGTCCTCGACCGAGGTCTCGGCAGCGAGTTGCACCGGTGCATCCGACAGCCCCAGCCGCTCGGCGCGCAGGCGCACCTGCGCGACCGCCTCTTCGCCGGAGATATAGACGATGCGGTGGCCGGCCCGCGCCAGCATGCTGGTGGCTTGCGTCAACAGCGTCGATTTGCCGATGCCGGGGTCGCCGCCCACCAGCAGTACCGAGCCGCGGACGAAGCCGCCGCCGGTGACGCGGTCGAGCTCGCTCAACCCTGAGGACAGGCGCGGCGCGTCAGGACTCTTGCCGGCGAGGCTCTCCAGCGCGAACGTTCGCCCCTTGCGCTTCGAACGGATCGACACCGGCACGCTGCCGCTGGTGTCCTCCTCGGCGAGCGTGTTCCACTCGCCGCAGGACTCGCACTTGCCCTGCCAGCGGTTATAGGCCGCGCCGCAGTTCTGGCAGACGAAGGAGAGGGTGCTCTTGGCCATGGAAATGTTGAGTCGTTGCGCTGGTGTGGCTGCTTAGCACGATCAGAGACCGGGGTGCGAAGCGTTCCGCGCTACCGTGCTTTCGGCAGATCGTCCTTGCGCTTGCACAGCAAATGGGGCTTCCCGTCGATCTTGATCGTGCCGTTCGCACCCGGCGCCAGCTTGATCGTGACCTTGCTGCCATTCACGCCCTTGTTGTAGTCGTCCCAGAACTCGAAGCAGGTGGCCGACAGGACGAGGCCGTCGCCGGCCGGCGTCTTGCGGTCGATACGGCAATGGTTCTCGTACCGGTCGACCAGCGGGGCCGGCTTGCCCTTGATGACGTTGTCGAGGTCGATCATCGTCTTGCTGTCCGGGCCCTCCCTGTCGCGGCAATCCCTTTTCGACGAGGCCCACAATCCGTCGAACGTCTGCGCGGCGAACACCGGCTGTATTGCGAACAGAACGATGCCGGCGGCGGCGATCAGGGAGACGGTGCGCATGCATTGGGTCCTTATGCTCGGCGGTATGTCTCTCCGGGGTCAGAATGCGTTCAACAGCATCGTCATGCCTGCCGCCAGCATGATGCCGTCCATCAGCAGGCGAAACACCTCCGGCTTCAGGTGCAGCACGAAGCGCTTTGCGACGAAGGCGCCGACCATCAGCGATGAGCCCGCGATCAATCCTTTCAGGGCGACGTCGGCGGTCAGCGCTCCGAAGCGTTCGAACGTCACCGACTTGCTGAGATAGAGCCCCAGCGAGGAGGCTGCCTCGGTGGCGAGGAAGGCGCCCTTGGACAGGCCGTAGAACAGGAACAGCGGCACGCTGAGCGGACCGGTCGAGACCACGATGCCGGTGAGATAGCCGATCACCGCCCCGCCGATGGCGAGGTGCCAGAGATTGGCCTTGAGGTCGTGCCGCGCCAGCCAATGCCGCACCGGCACCATCGCGATCAGGAAGAGGCCGATGGCAATATCGACGGCGTGCGAAGGCAGCGCCAGCAGCGTCCGCGCGCCGAGCGCTGCGGCCGGAATGCCCGTCACCGAATAGGCCGCGCAGGCCCGCCAGTCGACCTCGCGCCACCAGGCCAGGATGCGCGAGAAATTCGCCATGACGGATGCCACCGCCATGATCGGCACGGCCTCCTTCGGCCCATAGGCATAGACCAGCACCGGCATCAGCATGATCGAGGAGCC
It encodes:
- a CDS encoding sulfite exporter TauE/SafE family protein, yielding MAFLFVLTVGLIAGTISGIVGTGSSIMLMPVLVYAYGPKEAVPIMAVASVMANFSRILAWWREVDWRACAAYSVTGIPAAALGARTLLALPSHAVDIAIGLFLIAMVPVRHWLARHDLKANLWHLAIGGAVIGYLTGIVVSTGPLSVPLFLFYGLSKGAFLATEAASSLGLYLSKSVTFERFGALTADVALKGLIAGSSLMVGAFVAKRFVLHLKPEVFRLLMDGIMLAAGMTMLLNAF